A genomic window from Sphingobacterium spiritivorum includes:
- a CDS encoding acyltransferase family protein: MKQRYYSLDVFRGATVALMIMVNNPGSWGHMFAPLKHAEWHGCTPTDLVFPFFLFAVGNAMSFVIPRLQEAGPAVFWQKVLKRTVLIFLIGLFINWWPFVQWAQDTLVFKQWSYADDPMRGVRILGVLQRIALAYCFASIIAYYFREKAIIWISTFILVVYWAVCAFLGTPGDPYSLQGWFGTAYDIQILGVAHVYKGEGVPFDPEGLMSTLPAIVQVVLGYLAGTYIKKQGEVDWLWKKVPASQEPHFKLLSGLFVTGFILVVLAWVWSLGFPINKKIWTSSYVLYTTGLGIMTIGGMIWFIEVQGVKNSLTRFFDVFGKNPLFIFVLSGLLPRLVGLWRIPDGVGEDGLPVYTNALNWFYTHVCAQLPGPPEVGSFAYSVCFLAFMWAICYILDKKKIYIKV, from the coding sequence ATGAAACAACGTTATTATTCTCTGGATGTATTTAGAGGAGCTACTGTCGCACTTATGATCATGGTTAATAATCCAGGGTCGTGGGGGCATATGTTTGCACCTCTCAAACATGCGGAATGGCACGGCTGTACACCTACAGATCTTGTATTTCCATTTTTTCTGTTTGCGGTCGGAAACGCGATGTCTTTTGTTATTCCACGTCTACAGGAGGCGGGGCCTGCCGTTTTTTGGCAAAAAGTATTGAAGAGAACGGTTCTTATATTTTTGATTGGTCTGTTTATCAACTGGTGGCCTTTTGTGCAATGGGCTCAGGATACGCTGGTCTTTAAGCAATGGAGTTATGCTGATGACCCGATGCGTGGAGTGCGTATATTAGGCGTATTGCAACGTATAGCGTTAGCTTACTGTTTTGCTTCCATCATTGCTTATTACTTCAGAGAAAAAGCTATCATCTGGATTTCAACCTTTATTTTAGTAGTGTACTGGGCTGTCTGTGCATTTCTGGGAACTCCGGGGGATCCTTACAGCTTACAGGGCTGGTTCGGTACGGCATATGATATTCAGATTTTGGGTGTTGCACATGTTTATAAAGGAGAGGGAGTTCCTTTTGATCCGGAAGGACTTATGAGTACATTACCTGCGATTGTTCAAGTCGTATTGGGGTATCTTGCCGGTACTTATATTAAGAAACAGGGGGAGGTAGATTGGTTATGGAAAAAAGTTCCCGCATCTCAGGAACCGCACTTCAAATTATTGTCTGGATTGTTTGTGACCGGTTTTATTCTGGTTGTTCTGGCCTGGGTATGGTCTTTAGGTTTTCCAATTAATAAGAAGATCTGGACGAGCTCATATGTATTGTATACTACCGGATTGGGCATAATGACGATAGGAGGTATGATTTGGTTTATAGAGGTTCAGGGAGTCAAAAATAGTCTGACACGATTTTTTGATGTATTTGGAAAAAATCCTTTATTCATTTTTGTATTGAGTGGTTTGTTGCCTCGTTTAGTAGGGCTGTGGAGAATACCTGACGGAGTAGGAGAGGATGGTTTGCCTGTGTATACCAACGCACTTAATTGGTTCTACACTCATGTTTGTGCACAACTGCCGGGTCCGCCTGAAGTCGGATCTTTTGCTTATTCTGTATGCTTTCTCGCTTTTATGTGGGCGATCTGCTATATACTGGATAAAAAGAAAATTTATATAAAAGTGTAA
- the rpsO gene encoding 30S ribosomal protein S15, with protein sequence MYLSKEYKADIFAEFAGAATNTGSTEGQVALFTKRIAHLTGHLKNNRKDFATQRSLQKLVGKRRSLLAYLYKKDIERYRAIIKGLGLRDIIK encoded by the coding sequence ATGTATTTAAGTAAAGAGTACAAAGCTGATATCTTCGCAGAATTTGCCGGAGCAGCTACAAACACAGGATCTACTGAAGGTCAGGTGGCATTATTCACTAAAAGAATTGCTCACTTAACAGGGCATTTGAAAAACAACAGAAAAGACTTCGCAACACAACGTTCACTACAGAAATTGGTAGGTAAACGTCGTTCTTTGTTAGCATATCTTTACAAGAAAGATATCGAAAGATATCGTGCGATCATCAAAGGCTTAGGTTTACGTGATATTATCAAATAA
- a CDS encoding ROK family protein produces MEKSNLSHKELILSILYYNKSHSIADLSIKTRKSIPSISKIINELHFNQLIIEGGLAPSTGGRRPTTYCINSNLNKYILSVAIDQHYSRAVIFNLSNEALTPVLEIENNFNIPDIAFQNIIDLIKQTLEHDNYNSDNVLGIGISMPGFVDTAQGTNGSFKDKNENLYNIKLEVENRFQIPTYLENDSTAIAIAEQYFGKAKDTSHALIINIGWGVGLGIIVDNKLFRGYSGYAGEFSHIPLSASDKLCSCGKRGCLEVEASLSAAIQFSKERLEIGEKSILAQRLTDDKPGNSHHLIQSALEGDQLAISALAKCGYMLGKGIATLIHILNPEKIILSGRGSQAGSILMPQIQTAMNEFCIPRIARKTAIRISELTDKAQLIGSACIVLEYSLSKFANLTNQ; encoded by the coding sequence ATGGAAAAATCAAATTTAAGCCACAAAGAGCTTATATTGAGTATATTGTATTACAACAAATCGCATTCTATAGCTGATTTGAGTATAAAAACAAGAAAAAGTATACCCAGCATAAGTAAAATTATTAACGAACTTCATTTTAACCAGCTGATTATAGAAGGCGGGTTAGCGCCTAGTACTGGCGGACGCCGCCCTACCACATATTGCATCAATTCCAATCTGAATAAATACATCTTATCTGTAGCTATAGACCAACATTATTCAAGGGCTGTCATTTTTAATCTTTCGAATGAGGCACTCACACCTGTACTTGAAATTGAAAACAATTTTAACATTCCCGATATAGCTTTTCAGAATATTATCGATTTAATAAAGCAAACGCTTGAACATGACAATTATAATTCAGATAATGTTTTAGGTATAGGGATTAGTATGCCTGGATTTGTTGATACAGCCCAAGGTACAAATGGTTCTTTTAAAGATAAAAACGAAAATTTATACAATATCAAGCTTGAGGTTGAAAACAGATTTCAAATACCCACCTATCTCGAGAATGATTCAACAGCGATAGCTATAGCTGAACAATATTTCGGGAAAGCCAAAGATACTTCTCATGCGCTCATCATTAACATCGGATGGGGTGTAGGCTTGGGAATCATTGTAGACAATAAACTATTCAGAGGTTATAGCGGATATGCCGGAGAATTCAGCCATATTCCTCTTTCCGCAAGTGATAAGCTCTGCTCGTGTGGAAAAAGAGGATGTCTGGAAGTGGAAGCTTCTTTATCTGCAGCCATTCAGTTTTCAAAAGAAAGACTTGAAATCGGAGAAAAATCCATACTAGCCCAGCGCCTGACGGATGACAAGCCGGGCAACAGTCATCATTTAATACAATCTGCATTAGAAGGCGACCAGTTAGCGATATCAGCACTTGCTAAATGCGGCTATATGTTGGGTAAAGGTATAGCAACACTTATACATATCCTGAATCCTGAAAAAATTATTCTGAGTGGCAGAGGTTCTCAGGCTGGATCCATTCTGATGCCACAGATCCAAACCGCAATGAACGAATTCTGTATTCCCCGAATTGCCCGAAAGACCGCAATTAGAATATCAGAGCTTACAGACAAAGCACAATTAATAGGCTCAGCATGTATTGTGCTCGAATATTCACTATCAAAATTTGCAAACTTAACTAATCAATAA